In the Streptomyces sp. f51 genome, one interval contains:
- a CDS encoding PIG-L family deacetylase, with protein MPEIPRHSPERGESVAPPAPPAPARTSLVQILAHPDDDLYFINPDLQRALEAGHRVTSIYLTAAEADGRNIDTRDPRRMDSPPDYEGYAEARQQGLRGAYATMVTGDRESAWARDVFTSSTGVTVDRSTLLAAPHVQLFFFGLRIVNVGHGFPADVPPVRLATLWSGDSAAQLTLIAAESPVPGPQEITKDALVRSLTELLQRTLPDQFWTMDPDPWHKDWDEERGPVSSDHQDHTAAAQFALAALDGYMAEGGRPPLVDHCVGYSNRMWPSNLSEDVWAEKKRVLEVYTSADGHDCRHRYCGDLQLADGADTRRYGWSTRTRYEGGTDWLHLQADGRLAAYAVLGGQVAVWTESEPGSDHWSGPVPLPGGGLTPALSVAPDREGGVHLVGIHRTPCPGGTVEVDVVRMWRQAHTGAVVPWESIGNPGDHTEDWRRRREVGTPVAVVGSSGILHVFMRNFGSGASARRLADHGWGEWEDLQGRNLQDCLNAVLLSTGRIEVYATNRSGGVRWYQDGMYGPYKMQDNVTSVDVDAWRPTGGITPVQAGRSRSAIFYREEESGEVLCLRQRPDGRWSREADRLGGDGGTGRIAALRQQTGGRDLVVLARRNARNRLSTAFLATQGQDEAPRWTDHDVLMARPPTLARDHAGRIVVATIGTDARLRVMRQAKQDIADGFGPPALV; from the coding sequence ATGCCGGAAATCCCCCGCCACTCGCCGGAGCGCGGAGAATCCGTCGCACCGCCCGCCCCGCCGGCCCCGGCACGGACGTCCCTGGTCCAGATACTGGCCCACCCGGACGACGACCTGTACTTCATCAACCCCGATCTCCAGCGGGCGCTCGAGGCGGGTCACCGGGTCACCAGCATCTACCTGACGGCCGCGGAGGCCGACGGGCGCAACATCGACACCCGCGACCCCCGCCGGATGGACAGCCCGCCGGACTACGAGGGCTACGCGGAGGCACGCCAGCAGGGGCTGCGCGGTGCGTACGCCACCATGGTGACCGGCGACCGCGAGAGCGCGTGGGCGCGGGACGTCTTCACGTCCTCGACCGGCGTGACGGTGGACCGTTCCACTCTGCTGGCGGCCCCTCATGTCCAGCTGTTCTTCTTCGGGCTGCGGATCGTCAACGTCGGGCACGGCTTCCCGGCCGACGTGCCGCCCGTCCGACTGGCCACGCTGTGGAGCGGGGACTCCGCCGCCCAGCTCACCCTGATCGCCGCGGAGTCACCGGTCCCCGGGCCTCAGGAGATCACGAAGGACGCCCTGGTGCGTTCCCTGACCGAGTTGCTCCAGCGCACCCTTCCCGACCAGTTCTGGACGATGGATCCGGACCCCTGGCACAAGGACTGGGACGAGGAGCGCGGACCGGTCTCCAGCGACCACCAGGACCACACCGCCGCGGCGCAGTTCGCGCTGGCCGCCCTGGACGGCTACATGGCGGAGGGCGGCAGGCCACCGCTCGTCGATCACTGCGTCGGCTACAGCAACAGGATGTGGCCGAGCAACCTCTCGGAGGATGTCTGGGCCGAGAAGAAGCGGGTGCTGGAGGTGTACACCTCCGCCGACGGACACGACTGCCGCCACCGCTACTGCGGTGACCTCCAGCTGGCCGACGGAGCGGACACCCGTCGCTACGGGTGGAGCACCAGGACCCGCTACGAGGGCGGTACCGACTGGCTCCACCTCCAGGCCGACGGCCGGCTCGCCGCCTACGCCGTACTCGGCGGTCAGGTCGCCGTGTGGACCGAGAGCGAGCCGGGCAGCGACCACTGGAGCGGACCGGTGCCGCTGCCCGGCGGGGGGCTGACCCCCGCCCTGTCCGTGGCACCGGACCGCGAGGGCGGGGTACACCTCGTCGGTATCCACCGCACACCCTGTCCGGGCGGCACGGTGGAAGTCGACGTGGTCCGGATGTGGCGGCAGGCACACACCGGGGCGGTGGTGCCCTGGGAGAGCATCGGCAACCCCGGCGACCACACGGAGGACTGGAGGCGTCGCCGGGAGGTCGGCACTCCGGTGGCCGTCGTCGGCAGCTCGGGAATCCTGCACGTCTTCATGCGCAACTTCGGCTCCGGCGCCAGCGCCCGCCGCCTTGCCGACCACGGCTGGGGCGAGTGGGAGGACCTCCAGGGCCGCAACCTCCAGGACTGCCTGAACGCGGTCCTGCTGTCCACAGGCCGCATCGAGGTGTACGCCACCAACCGGTCCGGCGGGGTGCGCTGGTACCAGGACGGCATGTACGGCCCGTACAAGATGCAGGACAACGTGACCTCGGTCGACGTCGACGCCTGGCGGCCCACCGGAGGCATCACCCCCGTGCAGGCCGGCCGTTCGAGGTCCGCGATCTTCTACCGCGAGGAAGAGTCCGGCGAGGTGCTGTGCCTGCGGCAGAGGCCCGACGGCCGGTGGAGCAGGGAGGCCGACCGGCTGGGCGGAGACGGCGGGACGGGGCGGATCGCGGCGCTGCGGCAGCAGACCGGCGGGCGGGACCTCGTGGTCCTCGCGCGCCGGAACGCCCGGAACCGGCTGAGCACGGCTTTCCTCGCCACCCAGGGCCAGGACGAGGCACCGCGATGGACCGACCACGACGTGCTGATGGCGCGTCCGCCCACCCTGGCCCGCGACCACGCGGGCCGGATCGTCGTGGCGACGATCGGCACGGACGCGCGGCTGCGCGTCATGCGGCAGGCCAAGCAGGACATCGCCGACGGGTTCGGGCCGCCGGCGCTTGTGTGA
- a CDS encoding LCP family protein, whose product MSHVPTPQHTASDASSKDGAVRREAKSGRTGGRRIGRKILLGLAVLVVAAGGTGYWLYSDLDSNIKGIDLDKAIGDDRPAKLPTSGQNILVLGSDSRAGANAALKTGHVSGARSDTALVMHIPEGRKKAVAVSIPRDTLVTRPTCARADGTTVPSARRVMFNSIYSQVGSACVVKTVEKITGIRMDHYMEIDFAGFKGLVDAIGGVTVTVDKSIHDSSSGLDLTAGTHRLDGTRSLEFVRTRHGIGDGSDLGRIGLQQQFMTALLSEIKKQDLLGSPTKTYRIADSLTQALTTDSDLASLSALAEFGRSMNGVDPSTMETIMLPVAYDRVDPNRVVAAEPQASTLWKALRTDSVIPESAKKSPATGGSS is encoded by the coding sequence ATGAGTCACGTCCCGACGCCCCAGCACACCGCATCCGACGCGTCGTCAAAGGACGGTGCCGTGAGGCGGGAAGCGAAGAGCGGGCGCACCGGCGGCCGTCGGATCGGCAGGAAGATCCTGCTGGGCCTGGCCGTCCTCGTCGTCGCGGCCGGCGGCACCGGCTACTGGCTCTACAGCGACCTCGACAGCAACATCAAGGGCATCGACCTCGACAAGGCCATCGGTGACGACCGGCCGGCGAAGCTGCCCACCTCCGGGCAGAACATCCTCGTCCTCGGGTCGGACTCGCGCGCCGGTGCCAACGCCGCGCTCAAGACGGGCCATGTCTCCGGGGCGCGTTCCGACACCGCGCTGGTGATGCACATACCCGAGGGCCGCAAGAAGGCCGTCGCCGTCAGCATCCCGCGCGACACCCTGGTCACCAGGCCCACGTGCGCCAGGGCCGACGGCACCACGGTCCCCTCCGCGCGGCGCGTCATGTTCAACTCCATCTACTCCCAGGTCGGTTCGGCCTGTGTGGTGAAGACGGTGGAGAAGATCACCGGCATCCGCATGGACCACTACATGGAGATCGACTTCGCCGGCTTCAAGGGCCTGGTCGACGCGATAGGCGGTGTGACCGTCACCGTCGACAAGAGCATCCACGACAGCTCCAGCGGCCTCGACCTCACCGCCGGAACGCACCGGCTCGACGGCACGCGGTCCCTGGAGTTCGTACGGACCCGGCACGGCATCGGAGACGGCAGCGACCTCGGACGCATCGGCCTCCAGCAGCAGTTCATGACCGCGCTGCTCTCCGAGATCAAGAAGCAGGACCTGCTGGGCAGCCCCACGAAGACGTACAGGATCGCCGACAGCCTGACCCAGGCACTCACCACCGACTCCGACCTCGCCTCGCTCTCGGCGCTGGCGGAGTTCGGGAGGAGCATGAACGGCGTCGACCCGTCCACCATGGAGACGATCATGCTCCCGGTGGCGTACGACAGGGTCGACCCGAACCGGGTGGTGGCGGCCGAGCCGCAGGCCTCGACGCTGTGGAAGGCGCTGCGGACCGACTCCGTGATCCCCGAGTCGGCCAAGAAGTCGCCCGCCACGGGCGGGAGTTCCTGA
- a CDS encoding stealth conserved region 3 domain-containing protein, whose amino-acid sequence MRVAFLLTQADVLGDAERAVFGHATALAGRHEEVRVISVFKERRRRFESPDPRVDVAFLIDSVKSRAVRRSGLADEAQEALAALPSDIVERRWDDRFHRLADIELEHALRHLDTDVLITTSPALLAYVARFLPPHIIAVHYELGAPEAARPAAEPLLRHLVRCDALALPRARSRQWFTETFGQAVPPVAVTRPALARRFRPRSTLETRMVTLVARLEARSGVGQALTAWAKVSPQHPTWTLRIIGDGPLGKALRAQRDELGLHSSVQFVGEAPADLSEEWAKTSIALSAATEDALGVFLMEAHAAGVPVVAYDCPTAPSEVVQHGQTGLLVTPGDTDALADALLKMIENTDLRWSTGAEAALAATGFRYNRNFDRLFVNLEADRVSGRRDRRKAARIAAHSLTSGPEGQARAAASAPRSTQHSEELATAEERMLRRGGGLVRDGGQVCRVIEAETPHEIGQANLAMVATALESADIPYFITRTTKVRHTVAVHANQREAVLRAFGRSFTRQPVYVALLNERDDAVVTTLGGLTTGHAQTPCAGVRVYQSVVTPSRTLRLGATYGCTVAFWDDDENDSDYIASPFRTLIGARIPTEALRLDTMVLGGRRYPTIQAFNQELHHDITFPVDAVYTWVDGSDVEWLERKNAVLAAKGIETEDAATSAARFRNRDELRYSLRSLDMYAPWIRNIYLVTDRQVPSWLDTTHPRVRVVDHTEIFAGQGQLPTYNSHAIESRLHHIDGLSEHFLYFNDDVFAARPIQPSLFFLGNGMSKHFMSSNAIPMNPINDKDEFSRMAAKNNRRLLSEKFGRVLVNSFIHAPHPLRRSVMRDLETEFADALSNTAGNQLRNASDVSVASSLHHYFGYYTGRSVPGRIAGGFVNVGLSEQVKKLNRMLATRSNDVFCLNDFHDGDVSEDEQDATLAAFLPSYFPIASQFETGSPRNQRFHAQDLPEWPL is encoded by the coding sequence TTGAGAGTCGCCTTTCTGCTGACCCAGGCGGATGTGCTGGGTGACGCGGAGCGCGCCGTGTTCGGACATGCCACCGCGCTCGCGGGCCGGCACGAGGAAGTCCGGGTCATCAGTGTGTTCAAGGAGCGCCGCCGGCGCTTCGAGTCCCCGGACCCGCGTGTCGACGTCGCGTTCCTCATCGATTCCGTCAAGTCCCGCGCCGTGCGCCGGTCCGGACTCGCCGACGAGGCCCAGGAGGCCCTGGCCGCCCTGCCCAGCGACATCGTCGAGCGTCGGTGGGACGACCGTTTCCACCGGCTCGCCGACATCGAGTTGGAGCACGCCCTGCGCCACCTCGACACGGATGTCCTGATCACCACGTCGCCCGCGCTCCTCGCGTACGTCGCGCGGTTCCTGCCGCCGCACATCATCGCCGTCCACTACGAGCTCGGCGCCCCCGAGGCCGCCCGCCCGGCCGCCGAGCCGCTGCTGCGGCACCTCGTGCGCTGCGACGCGCTCGCCCTGCCGCGGGCCCGTTCGCGCCAGTGGTTCACCGAGACGTTCGGGCAGGCGGTGCCGCCGGTCGCCGTCACACGGCCCGCGCTCGCGCGCAGGTTCCGGCCCCGGTCGACGCTCGAAACCCGTATGGTCACGCTCGTCGCCCGCCTGGAGGCACGTTCCGGCGTGGGGCAGGCGCTGACCGCGTGGGCCAAGGTCAGCCCGCAGCACCCCACCTGGACCCTGCGGATCATCGGCGACGGCCCGCTCGGCAAGGCACTGCGCGCCCAGCGCGACGAGCTCGGCCTGCACAGCAGCGTCCAGTTCGTCGGCGAGGCGCCGGCGGACCTCTCCGAGGAATGGGCCAAGACGAGCATCGCTCTCAGCGCGGCGACCGAGGACGCGCTGGGGGTGTTCCTGATGGAGGCCCACGCCGCCGGCGTCCCCGTGGTGGCCTACGACTGCCCGACCGCTCCGAGCGAGGTCGTGCAGCACGGGCAAACCGGTCTGCTGGTCACCCCCGGCGACACCGACGCCCTGGCCGACGCGCTGCTCAAGATGATCGAGAACACGGATCTGCGCTGGTCGACGGGTGCCGAGGCGGCCCTGGCCGCGACCGGGTTCCGGTACAACCGCAACTTCGACCGGCTCTTCGTGAACCTGGAGGCGGACCGCGTCTCCGGGCGCCGTGACAGACGCAAGGCCGCCCGGATCGCTGCACACTCGCTGACCTCGGGCCCCGAGGGCCAGGCGAGGGCGGCGGCCAGCGCTCCGCGCAGTACGCAGCATTCCGAAGAGCTCGCGACAGCCGAGGAGCGCATGCTGCGCCGCGGCGGCGGACTCGTGCGCGACGGCGGGCAGGTGTGCCGCGTGATCGAGGCGGAGACCCCCCACGAGATCGGCCAGGCCAACCTGGCGATGGTCGCGACCGCCCTGGAGTCGGCCGACATCCCGTACTTCATCACCCGGACGACCAAGGTGCGGCACACCGTCGCCGTGCACGCCAATCAGCGGGAGGCGGTCCTGCGGGCGTTCGGCCGCAGCTTCACACGGCAGCCTGTGTACGTGGCGCTGCTCAACGAGCGGGACGACGCCGTCGTCACCACGCTCGGCGGCCTGACGACCGGTCACGCGCAGACCCCCTGTGCGGGAGTCCGGGTGTACCAGAGCGTGGTCACTCCCTCCCGCACCCTGCGCCTCGGGGCAACCTACGGCTGCACCGTCGCCTTCTGGGACGACGACGAGAACGACTCCGACTACATCGCCTCCCCCTTCCGCACGCTCATCGGCGCCCGGATCCCGACGGAGGCGCTGCGCCTGGACACGATGGTTCTGGGCGGACGCCGGTACCCGACGATCCAGGCCTTCAACCAGGAGCTCCACCACGACATCACGTTCCCCGTCGACGCCGTGTACACCTGGGTCGACGGTTCCGACGTCGAGTGGCTCGAGCGCAAGAACGCGGTGCTCGCGGCCAAGGGCATCGAGACGGAGGACGCGGCGACCAGCGCCGCGCGGTTCCGCAACCGGGACGAGCTGCGCTACTCCCTCAGGTCCCTCGACATGTACGCGCCCTGGATCAGGAACATCTATCTGGTGACGGACCGCCAGGTCCCGTCGTGGCTGGACACCACCCACCCCCGGGTGCGCGTGGTGGACCACACGGAGATCTTCGCCGGCCAGGGACAGCTGCCCACCTACAACTCGCACGCCATCGAGAGCCGGCTCCACCACATCGACGGCCTCTCCGAGCACTTCCTGTACTTCAACGACGACGTGTTCGCGGCACGGCCGATCCAGCCGAGCCTCTTCTTCCTCGGCAACGGGATGTCGAAGCACTTCATGTCGTCGAACGCCATCCCCATGAACCCGATCAACGACAAGGACGAGTTCAGCCGCATGGCGGCGAAGAACAACCGGCGGCTGCTGTCGGAGAAGTTCGGCAGGGTGCTGGTCAACTCCTTCATCCACGCTCCGCATCCGCTGCGCCGGAGCGTCATGCGCGACCTGGAGACGGAGTTCGCGGACGCGCTGTCCAACACCGCGGGCAACCAGTTGCGCAATGCCTCCGACGTCTCGGTCGCCTCGTCGCTGCACCACTACTTCGGCTACTACACCGGCCGCAGCGTGCCGGGCCGCATCGCGGGCGGTTTCGTCAACGTCGGGCTGAGCGAACAGGTGAAGAAGCTCAACCGGATGCTCGCCACCCGGTCCAACGACGTCTTCTGCCTCAACGACTTCCACGACGGCGACGTCTCGGAGGACGAACAGGACGCGACGCTGGCCGCGTTCCTGCCGAGCTATTTCCCCATCGCGAGCCAGTTCGAGACGGGCTCGCCCCGCAACCAGAGATTCCACGCGCAAGACCTGCCGGAGTGGCCGCTATGA
- a CDS encoding GDSL-type esterase/lipase family protein, translating into MSKICILGNSVAAPRTDKEAPLAGWGQYLGEFLGEGHEVRNYARDAMTLRGYFGKRLTTLLNLLSPGDLVLIAFGHDEQRVNQLNRYHAPREYQEYLRLYVDAIESAGAVPVLVTPAARCSFDEAGNVVDTHGGYTELTREAAAETGAALLDMAAFTTSMLTELGSTRARRMYRWLDPGEHPNHPDGIIDARHFGELGAREVARRTAAALREIPGLPGDLVDQLLLTPGESPEPLTEFAVSHPEAALDILPTLPDRPVFTSPDPGQFVGAQREFAGKAPAGSDYVLFYEEGRYLGGTAVSASGTWQWRRVAGWSDGPHRVEALAVAGNAVSRRSELEFEVIERLAAPRIVSPEPDAWTGSRPSFSGRASLGTSKVMVLEQGRVIAEAPVKRDGTWQVTHAHDWRPGTRTVEFVSVFGAVRSASASRTLRVRGIPEDSWLNTSLESREGCAGGCEHYPAMPAW; encoded by the coding sequence ATGAGCAAGATCTGCATCCTGGGCAATTCCGTGGCCGCGCCGCGGACCGACAAGGAGGCACCGCTCGCCGGCTGGGGTCAGTACCTCGGCGAATTCCTGGGCGAGGGCCATGAGGTGCGCAACTACGCCCGCGATGCCATGACCCTGCGCGGCTACTTCGGCAAGCGCCTCACCACGCTTCTCAACCTCCTCAGCCCCGGTGATCTGGTGCTGATCGCCTTCGGCCACGACGAACAGCGCGTCAACCAGCTCAACCGGTACCACGCGCCGCGCGAGTACCAGGAGTACCTGCGCCTGTACGTCGACGCGATCGAGTCCGCGGGGGCCGTCCCCGTACTGGTCACCCCCGCGGCCCGCTGCTCCTTCGACGAGGCCGGGAACGTCGTGGACACCCATGGCGGGTACACCGAACTCACCCGGGAGGCCGCGGCCGAGACGGGCGCCGCACTGCTCGACATGGCCGCGTTCACGACGTCGATGCTCACCGAACTCGGGTCGACGCGAGCGCGCCGTATGTACCGCTGGCTGGACCCGGGTGAGCACCCGAACCACCCCGACGGCATCATCGACGCCCGGCACTTCGGCGAGCTGGGCGCACGCGAGGTGGCCCGGCGCACGGCCGCCGCACTCCGGGAGATCCCCGGTCTGCCGGGCGACCTGGTCGATCAGCTGCTGCTGACTCCCGGTGAGAGCCCGGAGCCGCTCACCGAGTTCGCGGTGAGCCACCCCGAGGCGGCTCTCGACATCCTCCCGACTCTGCCTGACAGGCCGGTCTTCACCTCGCCCGACCCCGGTCAGTTCGTGGGCGCGCAGCGCGAGTTCGCCGGCAAGGCGCCCGCCGGATCCGACTACGTCCTCTTCTACGAGGAGGGCCGCTACCTCGGTGGCACGGCCGTCTCCGCCTCCGGGACGTGGCAGTGGCGCCGGGTCGCCGGCTGGTCGGACGGCCCGCACCGGGTGGAGGCGCTCGCGGTCGCGGGCAACGCCGTCTCGCGCAGGAGCGAGCTGGAGTTCGAGGTCATCGAGCGCCTGGCGGCACCGCGGATCGTGAGCCCCGAGCCGGATGCCTGGACCGGGTCGCGCCCGAGCTTCTCCGGCAGGGCGTCCCTCGGCACGTCGAAGGTCATGGTCCTCGAACAGGGCAGGGTCATCGCGGAGGCACCCGTCAAGCGGGACGGGACCTGGCAGGTCACGCACGCCCACGACTGGCGGCCGGGCACCCGCACGGTCGAGTTCGTCTCGGTCTTCGGCGCCGTCCGTTCGGCGTCCGCCTCGCGGACCCTGCGCGTGCGCGGCATCCCCGAGGACAGCTGGCTGAACACCTCGCTGGAGTCGCGCGAAGGCTGCGCGGGCGGATGCGAGCACTACCCGGCCATGCCGGCCTGGTGA
- a CDS encoding NTP pyrophosphohydrolase, which produces MTTPQDLPTLIVVDGANVVGSVPDGWWRDRRGAAERLRDRLADLAGTGLPGHPGPLEIVLVVEGAARGVDSVPGVRVDEAPGSGDDRMVELVAGARGRPCLVVTADRELRRRVGELGAGVTGPRTVRPRD; this is translated from the coding sequence ATGACGACTCCTCAGGACCTGCCGACGCTGATCGTCGTGGACGGCGCCAACGTGGTGGGGTCCGTCCCTGACGGCTGGTGGCGGGACCGGCGCGGCGCCGCCGAGCGGCTCAGGGACCGGCTGGCCGACCTCGCCGGAACGGGGCTGCCCGGTCACCCCGGCCCGCTGGAGATCGTCCTGGTGGTGGAGGGCGCGGCACGCGGGGTGGACTCCGTCCCGGGGGTCCGTGTGGACGAGGCCCCGGGCAGCGGCGACGACCGCATGGTGGAACTGGTGGCCGGGGCACGCGGCCGCCCCTGCCTCGTGGTCACCGCCGACCGCGAACTGCGGCGCCGGGTCGGCGAACTGGGCGCCGGGGTCACGGGCCCGCGCACCGTACGCCCCCGGGACTGA
- a CDS encoding stealth family protein produces the protein MRARRRVVRRVPRPLRTAVIWALAAFDSFRSALAKTVLTGRSGPVLRGSSDLMRVVESDGRHVLAAVVPGATEWAARARNFHLLVTLLEDAEIDHFAVRGTTRAVPCVAVPAALRDEVEEVLQLVFGRNPGYVCAVPGGTPLTGASAKSWRRIRSQQVLRLSWNVCDPTENLVFAHESGCDLEFWEEADGDLVAPRPNPVVVSTPLGAERRQAEQRLFSPVPSLYRTGQVRTLAEFTASLIGDHLFPIDVVYTWVDDADPVWRATKNAVERTLASGPAALHEQATNDARYTSRDELRYSLRSLHQYAPWVRNIFLVTAGQVPGWLDTEYPGLKVIDHREIFSDPRALPTFNSHAIESQLHHIPELAEHFLYLNDDVFFGRPVRPDRFFHPNGLAKFFMSKALIPPGQIKPQDLPVDAAGKNSRGLIAQQFGTVISQKMKHTPHALRRSVLAEIEDVYARAHWVTQHAQFRSPSDIPVASSLHHYYAYNSARSTVGDLRYVYIDIGDSKAEQRMNRLLAKRDFDTFCINDTVVPEDREAQAQMVTRFLDSYFPVPSPCELEQTRNAPTRRLSQLARGAE, from the coding sequence GTGCGGGCACGGCGTCGTGTCGTCCGCCGGGTGCCGCGCCCGCTGCGTACCGCCGTCATCTGGGCCCTCGCGGCCTTCGACTCGTTCCGCTCGGCCCTGGCGAAGACGGTGCTGACCGGACGAAGCGGCCCGGTTCTGCGGGGCAGCAGCGATCTGATGCGTGTCGTGGAGTCCGACGGCAGGCACGTTCTGGCCGCGGTCGTCCCCGGAGCCACCGAGTGGGCCGCGCGCGCCAGGAACTTCCACCTGCTGGTGACGCTCCTCGAGGACGCCGAGATCGACCACTTCGCCGTACGCGGCACGACCAGGGCGGTGCCCTGCGTGGCCGTCCCCGCGGCGCTCCGCGACGAGGTGGAAGAGGTCCTCCAGCTCGTCTTCGGCCGCAACCCCGGCTATGTCTGCGCGGTGCCGGGGGGAACGCCGCTGACCGGAGCGTCGGCCAAGAGCTGGCGCAGGATCCGTTCGCAGCAGGTACTCCGGCTGTCCTGGAACGTCTGCGACCCGACGGAGAACCTCGTCTTCGCCCACGAGTCGGGCTGCGACCTGGAGTTCTGGGAGGAGGCCGACGGAGACCTGGTGGCGCCGCGCCCCAACCCGGTGGTGGTGAGCACGCCCCTGGGCGCCGAACGCCGTCAGGCCGAACAGAGGCTCTTCAGCCCCGTCCCGTCCCTCTACCGAACGGGACAGGTCCGCACCCTGGCCGAATTCACCGCGTCACTGATCGGCGACCACCTCTTCCCGATCGACGTCGTCTACACCTGGGTCGACGACGCCGACCCGGTGTGGCGCGCGACCAAGAACGCGGTCGAGCGGACGCTGGCCTCCGGCCCGGCGGCGCTGCACGAGCAGGCCACGAACGACGCGCGGTACACGAGCCGCGACGAACTCCGCTACTCCCTGCGGTCGCTGCATCAGTACGCGCCCTGGGTGCGGAACATCTTCCTGGTGACCGCGGGACAGGTGCCGGGCTGGCTCGACACCGAGTACCCGGGCCTGAAGGTGATCGACCACCGGGAGATATTCAGCGATCCGCGAGCCCTGCCCACCTTCAACTCGCACGCGATCGAAAGCCAGTTGCATCACATCCCGGAGCTCGCCGAGCATTTCCTGTACCTGAACGACGACGTCTTCTTCGGGCGTCCGGTGCGGCCCGACCGGTTCTTCCATCCGAACGGCCTGGCCAAGTTCTTCATGTCCAAGGCGCTGATCCCGCCCGGTCAGATCAAGCCGCAGGACCTGCCCGTGGACGCCGCGGGCAAGAACAGCCGCGGCCTCATCGCCCAGCAGTTCGGCACCGTGATCTCCCAGAAGATGAAGCACACCCCGCACGCCCTGCGGCGCAGCGTCCTCGCCGAGATCGAGGACGTCTACGCGCGGGCGCACTGGGTGACCCAGCACGCGCAGTTCCGCTCCCCGAGCGACATCCCCGTCGCGTCGTCGCTGCACCACTACTACGCCTACAACTCGGCGCGTTCCACGGTGGGGGACCTGCGCTACGTCTACATCGACATCGGCGACAGCAAGGCGGAGCAGCGGATGAACCGGCTGCTCGCCAAGCGGGACTTCGACACGTTCTGCATCAACGACACCGTGGTGCCGGAGGACAGAGAGGCACAGGCACAGATGGTGACCCGTTTCCTTGACTCGTACTTTCCCGTTCCGAGCCCCTGTGAGCTGGAGCAGACCCGGAACGCGCCGACGCGCCGTCTCTCGCAGTTGGCGCGAGGTGCGGAATGA